One Heyndrickxia oleronia genomic window, TTTAGATGGTATGTTTATAATATAAATGTACATACATAGAAGGGGGAATTACTTTGACAACGACAACCTATTCATTGACTTGGGACTTAGATGTTTTTTTCAAAGATGGAAGTAATTCGGAAGAGTTTAGAAATTTTTTAGAAAAGATTAAAGAGGAAATTATCTCATTTAATAATGAAGTGGATAATTGGGATTCAATCCAAGTGTTACATGAAGAAGCTAAATTTTTGGAATTACTAAAAAAGTTACAAACAAACTCACAAATGCTTACTCAAGCTGGTGCATTTGTAAGCTGTTTACAAGCTCAAAATACATTGGATGAAAAAGCAAGTGAATTAAAAGGAAATGTTGCAGAATTGCGTGCTCAGTTAAATACAATCCTAACTAATTTTGATGATAAATTAAGAAGGATTGAAGAGAATCAATGGAAACAGCTATTACAAAACCCTGAGATTAAAGAATTAGCATTCGTATTGAATGAACGTAGGGAACTTGCAAAGGAAAAGTTACCAAAAGAACAGGAAGCATTAGTAAATTCATTAAGTGTTGATGGATATCATGGTTGGGGAGATATGTATGACACATTAGTAAGTCAAGTGAAAATTCCGTTTGAAGAGAATGGAGAAATAGTTGAACTTTCAGTTGGTCAGGCACATAATAAATTTTCAAATCCTGACCGAAATGTTCGAGCAACTGTTTTTAAAAACTGGGAAAAAGCTTGGGATGAGAAAGCTGATATGTTTGCTACAACACTAAATCATCTTGCAGGTTTCCGGTTATCACTTTACAAGGAAAGAGGCTGGGATGAGGTTTTAAAGGAGCCTTTAAGCTATAATCGTATGCAGAAAGAAACATTAGAGTCTATGTGGCAAGTAATAAGTGATTATAAGAAACCATTAACAGACTACCTAAAAAGAAAAGCTGAACTTCTAGGAATTGAAAAGTTAAGCTGGTACGATTTAGATGCCCCAATTGGCAAGGTGAATACTCAATTTAGCTATCAAGAAGGAGCTGAATTTATTATTCAGCACTTTGGTAAATTTGGTGATCAATTAGCGAGTTTTACCAAAAAAGCATTTGAGGATAGTTGGATTGAAGCAGAAGATCGTGCGGGTAAAAGACCAGGTGGTTTTTGTACTTCTTTTCCAGTTAGTGGCCAATCTAGAATTTTTATGACATACTCTGGAACACCTTCCAATGTATCAACTTTAGCTCATGAATTAGGCCATGCCTTCCATTCATATGCCTTGAAAAATGTTCATCCTTTAAAAAGAGGATATGCCATGAATGTGGCAGAGACTGCTTCAACTTTCGCAGAAATGATTGTTGCTGATGCGTCTGTAAAGAATGCAAAAAGTGATGAGGAACGATTACCTTTATTAGAGGACAAAGTTCAAAGATCTGTAGCTTTATTAAT contains:
- a CDS encoding M3 family oligoendopeptidase; the encoded protein is MTTTTYSLTWDLDVFFKDGSNSEEFRNFLEKIKEEIISFNNEVDNWDSIQVLHEEAKFLELLKKLQTNSQMLTQAGAFVSCLQAQNTLDEKASELKGNVAELRAQLNTILTNFDDKLRRIEENQWKQLLQNPEIKELAFVLNERRELAKEKLPKEQEALVNSLSVDGYHGWGDMYDTLVSQVKIPFEENGEIVELSVGQAHNKFSNPDRNVRATVFKNWEKAWDEKADMFATTLNHLAGFRLSLYKERGWDEVLKEPLSYNRMQKETLESMWQVISDYKKPLTDYLKRKAELLGIEKLSWYDLDAPIGKVNTQFSYQEGAEFIIQHFGKFGDQLASFTKKAFEDSWIEAEDRAGKRPGGFCTSFPVSGQSRIFMTYSGTPSNVSTLAHELGHAFHSYALKNVHPLKRGYAMNVAETASTFAEMIVADASVKNAKSDEERLPLLEDKVQRSVALLMNIHSRFLFETRFYEERKKGIVSKKRLNELMLEAQKEAYGDGLEEYHPLFWASKLHFFITGVPFYNFPYTFGYLFSLGIYAQAQKEGKGYEEKYMALLQDTGSMKVEDLAMKHLNVDLTKRDFWEEGVKLCVKDVEEFLEATKQ